A genomic stretch from Asterias rubens chromosome 7, eAstRub1.3, whole genome shotgun sequence includes:
- the LOC117292752 gene encoding glutamate formimidoyltransferase-like yields the protein MIRMTAMKRLAICLLNISEGRNAKIVESVASAAVSSSSASQEMSSDDNKLGLKCQSTVLNIFSDYDYNRSVLTIAAPLHHLSQSVYNACREAYRQVDMSKQCGGHPRLGAVDLLPIYPLSGDVSLEECGALAREIASNLARDVPGSSFFLFGSADHPNNTDLVARRRQVGWFFGNDEMDYSTLKHDIGSKPSARYGLTGVGASLYVTNYNVTINTKDVSIGHDISKRIRSTTPGGLPGVRVMAFAHGGKVEIACNVEHFSNDKTKDVPYKTNEEKHKLDNQPHTSTYKDVCYTSPAAIEARVKALAEEQGVTLEGSSVIGFTPQEAYELAVHALQTGKAEFWRTRKPGTMM from the exons ATGATCAGAATGACTGCAATGAAGAGATTAGCCATTTGTTTACTCAACATCTCAGAAGGCAGGAATGCCAAGATAGTTGAGTCTGTAGCTTCAGCTGCTGTATCTTCTTCAAGTGCTAGTCAGGAAATGTCTTCAGATGATAACAAACTTG GTCTGAAGTGCCAATCAACCGTTCTCAACATATTTTCGGACTATGACTACAACCGGTCTGTGTTGACGATAGCAGCCCCCCTCCACCATCTATCACAAAGTGTGTACAATGCATGCAGGGAGGCATACAGGCAGGTTGATATGAGTAAACAGTGTGGGGGCCACCCTAGACTAGGAGCTGTTGATCTGTTGCCCATTTATCCATTATCAGGAGACGTCAGTTTAGAGGAATGTGGAGCCCTCGCTCGAG AAATTGCCAGTAATCTTGCAAGAGATGTTCCTGGCTCCTCATTCTTCCTGTTTGGTAGCGCTGACCACCCAAACAACACGGATCTTGTGGCGAGACGGAGGCAAGTGGGTTGGTTTTTTGGCAACGACGAGATGGATTACAGTACTCTCAAACATGACATTGGTAGTAAACCATCAGCTAGATATGGACTAACTG gTGTTGGAGCTTCATTATATGTTACTAATTACAACGTCACAATCAacacaaaagatgtctccattGGGCACGATATTTCCAAAAGGATTCGGTCAACAACACCAGGTGGTCTTCCAGGGGTCAGAGTGATGGCCTTTGCCCACGGGGGCAAGGTTGAAATAGCATGCAATGTGGAACACTTTTCAAATGACAAAACCAAAGATGTACCTTATAAgacaaatgaagaaaaacataaaCTGGACAATCAACCACATACGTCTACTTACAAGGATGTGTGCTACACTTCACCTGCCGCCATCGAAGCCAGGGTGAAGGCATTGGCAGAGGAACAAGGCGTTACTCTTGAAGGGTCATCAGTTATTGGTTTCACACCCCAAGAGGCATATGAATTGGCTGTGCACGCACTCCAGACGGGAAAAGCAGAGTTTTGGCGTACAAGAAAACCTGGAACAATGATGTGA